The genome window TTATGAGTAATGTTAAATAGATTAAACtgtaaatcaaatttgcaaactaaatgatgtgcgactaataaaaaataagcacgttaatcaacattaagtaataatttaattatcaactttcatgtcatttagtttttgtttacaaattaaGTCTCCATAACATTACCCATTCATTTTATTgcaacactttttttttatgtgatttaatataatataacaATTATTTTATAATTCGGGTCTTGTGACTATCGTGATCTCATGATATTCTTATATAatctttcatttcctttcgGACTTATGCTGAttgttaatattaaaaaaaaaatgacagtaAGAATAACGAGTTATACCAACaacattatatttttaaaacGACTAATTAATTTTGTTGCACATTTTATGCAAGTAGAGTAGGGACGGATTCAATATCTCTAGATGATCATGTAGACCCTAGCTACCTTTGAGTGGAGACCTCACAAATTTACAAACAATTTATATATCAACAAAATTTTGAAGTCCATCTCTACgcatatagtatatataatactCCCTCTTACCCTCTCATCTTTCATCCTCAAAAAATCTCCATTTGCAAACCGAAGTTTTCTCTTCAAAGGCAGCCATGTTTTTAGCTCTCCTTTTACTTTGGTCTCTTTTGTTCCTCCTCTACGTCTTCTTCACCACCATCCGGAAATATCAAACAAAACTACCGAAACCACCATTGAGTTCTACCTATGGGCCTCCTTCCTACCCCATAATTGGCTGCTTTATCTCTTTCTGCAAGAACCAACACAACCTCCTAGACTGGTACACCAGTCTCCTCTCAGCCTCACCGTCACAGACTATAGTTGTGCACAGGATAGGTGCACGACGCATTGTTTTGACGGCAAACCCATCCAACGTGGAGCACATTCTCAAAACAAACTTTGCAAACTTCCCCAAGGGAAAACCCCTAACTGAGTTCCTCGGGGACCTTCTGGGCTGCGGCATATTCAACGTGGATGGCGACTTGTGGTCCACGCAGCGGAAGCTCGCGAGCCATGAGTTCAGCACAAAGTCCCTGAGGGAGTTTGTTGTGAAGACTCTTGAGGAAGAAGTCGAGGGCCGACTTATTCCGCTGCTGGAAGAAGCTGCAGAGAGCCAAAGGGTTTTGGATATGCAGGAAATACTGAAGATGTTTGCTTTTGACACTGTGTGCAAGGTTTCATTGGGCACCGACCCATTTTGCTTGGATTTGAGCCGACCCGTGCCTCCCCTTGTGAAAGCTTTTGATTGTGCTGCTGAGATAAGTGCCAGAAGGGCTACAGCTCCTTTGTATTTGATGTGGAAGATGAAGCGTGCTTTGAGCATTGGGTCCGAAAAGAAGCTCAGGGAAGCAGTGAATCTCGTTCATGGCTCTGTTCATGGTATGAAATTTCAATTACTTCCcgattttattttggtttacgCTGAAACATTAATTGTCCATAACTGGTTGAGATTTGGTTTATATTTGCCAATATGGAggataaaattttgattaatatAATTGATATTAGTCGATACTATTCACGTTAATTTGTTCATATCAACAAGACACCGAAAATACTTTAGATTGAATCTCTTTTTGTAAATTAAAGTAGTGTAAAATATTCTCTTGGGAAAAATTGTTGACAATGTACTGTAAATAAAATACGGGTATTTTAgtttttgtaaacaaaattcgggtattttatttgatatttttgtatatattttcatACCCGGACATTTCCGTCGCATCGGTACTTAATACTGTGATTTGATTGATTTGTTGCAGAAATAATCCAAAACAAAAGGAAGATTCTTGAAAGAGATGAAGGAGAGAGAATTGAAAGCCACGACATTTTGTCACGGTTGTTACTAGCAGGACACGGGGAGGAAGTGGTGAGAGACATGGTGATAAGTTTCATACTTGCCGGACGTGACACCACCTCAGCAGCCATGACTTGGCTCTTCTGGTTGCTCAGCAAGCATCCTGACATAACCCACAAGATTGTGAACGAAGTCGAAAATGTCGTCGTACAAAACAATGGTACGGAAAAACTAGGGTTTGATGATTTGCAAAAAATGAGGTTTCTGAGGGCTAGTTTGTGTGAGACTATGAGGCTCTACCCACCAGTCCCATGGGATTCCAAGCATGCTGAGGTGGACACTGTCTTGCCAGATGGGACTTGGGTTGGGAAGGGAGATAGGGTTACTTATTTTCCATATGGGATGGGGAGGATGGAGGAGCTGTGGGGAAAAGACCGGTTTGAGTTTAACCCGGACAGGTGGTTTGACATTGAACCGGGTTGTGATGGTGATAATAAGGTTTTGAAATTTGTGAGTCCATATAAGTTCCCGGTTTTTCAGGCCGGTCCAAGGGTTTGTCTTGGGAAGGAGATGGCTTTTATTCAGATGAAGTATGTGATGGCTTCGGTGTTGAGGCGGTTTGAGATCAGACCGGTTTGTGGGGAGGACCGGCCGGTTTTTGTTCCTCTCTTGACGGCCCATATGGCAGGTGGGTTGAAGGTGTTGGTTCGAAAGAGAAGTTAGCTAGATTTGTAAACTCCATGCTTGAAAAGGCATTGCATTCATCAAGAATATGCACGTTTCTTTACTTCTTGTGTAGCTATGTTAAATTTGTTGAAATGCAAAAATGTCTTTAGAAATATGGCAGTTATAATTCAGGGTGAAAGTCGCTTAACCATGCATCCTTATTGATAACGAGTTTAACCCACTTATTTAGTTCTAACAGAGAATTCAAGTTCATCTCGTCTGATTTAAATAAAACATCCCTTGCTTGATTTAAATCCAATTAATCGTGTTACAATTAGTAGATCGAGTTTAACTGGCTTATCATTTGAACTTTCGTAAAATCTCATAATCGGCCGGACTTATAAGGTTAACCTGAGTTTTAACCCACTTATTTAATTCACATTCAACATTCAAGTTAACTTCGATTAAGCCGATCCAAATAAATTAATGTAATTAATAGTTTTGAATCTttctccctttttttaataataatattaaaaagaTTGGATCCAAATAAATTCAACCCAAATCCAAAGCCTCGTTCAAATCGATCGGGTTGGCTGAGGACCCATACAAATGTACATCAATTTGATTTGGTTCATATATTAAGAAGCTGTTATTTTCACTTTAAAATATCTTGCACTCTATCTGGTAAAAGGAATACAGTTGTGAAACGTGACTCCAAAACTAGGGTTCCATGTTAGTGTACTCTAGCAGACTATACTGCATCTAAAGTTGGTAAGTTTTTCCCAAAAGCAGGAGAGCTCAGGACATGAAATGTGATATTTATCGCTACAACACAATAGGCTTTACTGGTTTTAGACGAATACAGAGTTGTAATTAGGTTTCACATTTACCTCGGAAATGGGTAAAAGTTAACGTGCAAACTACAAACACCCCCCACCAAAGTTTTGTTGAAGTTCCAAATCcatatttattcatttttagCAAGCAGATAACTTAGAGCCTATGTGGAATCTTACGCAGAGTTACAACTTACAATATTATTGCTTGCTCGatgtatataatatatgttgACAGAATTCATCACCTGCCTGGACAATTAATGCCAATGAACAAGTGGATTCACGCATCTATATTTCCGACGTGCAAACAAACACCCCCCACCAAAGTTTTGTTGAAGTTCCAAATCCATATTTACTAATTTTTAGCAAGCAGATAATTAGAGCCTATGTGGAATCTTACGCAGAGTTACAATATTATTGCTTACTCGATATATatataagggaattttaacgaaaatctcttactactgttcactttaacgaaaaaccacatttttacactaaaaagtcaatcttgatactattcacttaaccttttattttgtccttatcattaaaactcaaagttttcaaaccatttttattagtttttcttatatataatatatgtacatAATTCATCACCTGCCTGGACAATTAATGCCAATGAACAAGTGGAGTCACGCATCTATATTTCCGaacttttttaaatttattatttttgaagTTAAGTGATTAATAGTTGTTGATTGAATACGTAAGTGATTCATACGAATTCTAGTAGATTTCACACTTATAGTTAAACTATACAAAGTTGCGTACGTGCCACTTTATTCTTGTCGATTGTGTACATGAACAGTAgatttttttcgtttttgttGGGGTGAGGGGTGAACAATTAGTAGTTGGTTCCGTTCTTGTACAGAAAAATATATTGCTTACACTGAACCTTCGTTTGAAATGTGCATGACATGTTTGTGATGACTGATGACTAAAACAATGTCAAACATGAGGTGGGAGGATCAATAGCTATAGTAGTCAAACAGTCAAACACGAGTCGGAAGAGTACCAAGTTTTTGCTTTTTTCACTCCATAAAATATAATCATGTTTGGGCTAGATTCTTATAGGATTAAACAAACTTTCtgacaacaaaaaaaacttttgaCCGCAATTGGCTGAAAAAACTTAAACTTGCTTCTAGATCATAAAAGCGTTTCTggaaagaatgaggaagaaagacACATGCCAAATGCTTCTTAGCGATCCTCACAGTCCTTCTAAGTGGgcacttgaatttttaataaaaaagttcCGACGTATTTCTAataaaatgaaagttatatatattttttctcatGGGTATCGTATCAGATTTTGGCAGATGGAAATTTcaaagaaatttgaattttctagTGTTACGGGTGTGAAGTCACTGCAGTAGTCTGCTGTTTCAAAGACGAAAGAACTGGGAAACCAAATTATCTCCTGCATCAGATTTTGGTAGGccaaagcatatatatatatgcatctacaatgtgaaagaaaagaaaaacaaataacgGTCAAATAAGACTAATCAAACTCTTAGATGGGTTTTCTTCAAAGCTCTTCAGAATCACCTTCTGTACAACATCTCTACAAATGGAGCTTCAAAATTCAAGGCCTGCTGTAATATTATGATCATCATTTGGTatatagaaatttccaaatatatatgtttTAGCTAACTACTAATTAACTACcacatacaaaataatttattatgaAGCATAGAtcttttataaatataaattaaCTAAACAAGCTAGCTAGATAAATATGTGTTTATCTGGAAATGGGAGTTCTTCAAAAAACTTGAAAGATCATTGCTTCTTGTGCAAAGGGTTCGATCCCGTCAGAGCCCTTCGCTTCTGTAAGACCAACAAAAAATGGACACTCGACTAGgattcttttccttcttcttctcatcTTTTTTTATCATATCTTCTCACATTCTTTtactataaaaaataaatataagatattaatgtgatttaaccgtgatcgTTCAAATAAgagatgagagaagaaaagaaaaaaaacaaaaaaagggaagaaaatcaTATTCCTTAAAATAATAGAGTTTTACTTTGGACAGTTTGACTGACAGGCTAGAGTGGGAAATATCAAATATGACAAAActaaaagacaaaaagaaaccccCTCTTAGttatggtgcccttccatgccctcctattttgtgcggtcacggttaagccacgtcaatattttatattaaatttttaataagataataagacaaaaaataataaaaatataaaatattgacgtggcttaaccgtgaccgcacaaaataggagggcatggaagggcaccacaactaggagggcagacaatccaagtccaagaagAGGAACTCAAAGTTACTGAGTTTCCCTTTGGACAGTCTGACTGACAGATTAGGACGGGAACTATCAAGTATGATAAATTAAACGGCAAAAGAATTTCGTATTTGTATAAGAAGTGTCACACAAATTACTTCAGTCTAAGTAATTTACCAATACAAGTAATTGAAAACCTTCATGCATAATTGACACCGACATTTCGTATCCCGGACGGCGCCCGTGTCGGATTCAGTTTCGTACTTTTATTTCCGATCAGAGTATCTAACTTATTAGAAGCTTCAAGTTTTAAAACTGGTTTGGATGCTTACAGCAAGGCCAACTTTGTTTAGGGCCTGTCCTAATTGTGGGAATTACACGGTGCCGCATGGATGTTGATGGAAAATGAGTGGATGGTGTAACTGCAATGATTGGTCACTTCTTCGAAGGAAAAGCATCTCTGCTTGGAGAGATAAGGGTGACAACGCGTGTCAATATCTCCACAGGGACAAAAAAGGAACGCCCTCGAAGCTAGTTTCCAACCAAACAAAATTGAGAGCTTCTGGTTCACATGATAAGCATATTTCCCATTATTTTTGTGCCAAGAGATGGGGAATGATTTTCGTACATGTAAAGGGATTCACGTGCAAAATTTTATGGAAAAAACGATTcagtttaatttggtttaagtttaaaaacaatTTGATAACAATacgatttgatttgatttaatGTAAGTTATAATTTGGTAAAAGGTCAATTCATTAATACCTATACCATATTCAGTTCTTTGATGTAAGCAAGTCCCGTTCACATCAccacaaaataaaaatcaaactaaatgaTATAAATTGTTTTGGTTCACTCTTGGCCTGATGTGATTGATTTTATTCAATTCAGGGAAGAgtaaggaaaagaagaagaggggGAAAGATGAATAGATgcagaaagagagaagaaaaaaccgAATGCGCTAATGTGCGGACTGGTTCAACCAAACTAGTTCAATAAGACCCAAACTAGTCTTAACCAAAATtgaacttttcaattttttacgTCTCACTTTAGCCACTTTCATCAGTTTTCTAGTTCAAATACCCACTCTTACTATGAATCAAGATTTAATGCATGTTTACTTCATGTTGACATTATTCTGAGAATATTACTTTCATTCCTTCTTTTGGGGGTGAGCTCATTTTCCCTACTTGCAAATTATATATCTTCATCGTAGAAATATTATAATCGGAACATTCAAtgtcttaatcttcatttgaaactcatcattaccaaaaaaaaaaaaaaaaatcattcgtAATGGAGATCGTTTTGTCATCCACATGTATCAAATATGTGAACGGTTCATCATTGATATATACTTGGTACCTACACCTTGATGTATTTAATATATTTGAATGACTAAATGATCTCCATTGAGAATGattttttgtataaatgatcttcaaatgaagattaagacaTTAAAAGATTCTGATTAAAAAATTTCTAAGATGAAAATACATTATTTGCAAGTGaaagaatgaactcatcccCCAATGAAAAATGCAAGTATTATTCTcttttggaaaaattagtatccggtccctagttcttactgttcattgactaagaccttattagttctcaaattttgattcaagtccctattattaatgtgataatgaatttacatgtttattatataatttttaatataaaaattagtaattaatttagggtttaatactcacacctctattaaacttctaattaattttcaattcaaacatttccaaaataaaaaaaaaattaaattaagtttgtacctattagtttttttttttatatataaaaagattctcaattttttaatcttaaatgtacccattcatataatttttcaattttttaaatcttaaatgtacccattctcaaatatatcaatttgttatatgtaaaatgtaccctttttttaatataaaatccattcaaaatttttaatccatgtttaaacttatatggttACACTCTTTTTCGTTgctttgagaatgtatccatgttttggtacaat of Malus sylvestris chromosome 6, drMalSylv7.2, whole genome shotgun sequence contains these proteins:
- the LOC126627217 gene encoding cytochrome P450 94B3-like yields the protein MFLALLLLWSLLFLLYVFFTTIRKYQTKLPKPPLSSTYGPPSYPIIGCFISFCKNQHNLLDWYTSLLSASPSQTIVVHRIGARRIVLTANPSNVEHILKTNFANFPKGKPLTEFLGDLLGCGIFNVDGDLWSTQRKLASHEFSTKSLREFVVKTLEEEVEGRLIPLLEEAAESQRVLDMQEILKMFAFDTVCKVSLGTDPFCLDLSRPVPPLVKAFDCAAEISARRATAPLYLMWKMKRALSIGSEKKLREAVNLVHGSVHEIIQNKRKILERDEGERIESHDILSRLLLAGHGEEVVRDMVISFILAGRDTTSAAMTWLFWLLSKHPDITHKIVNEVENVVVQNNGTEKLGFDDLQKMRFLRASLCETMRLYPPVPWDSKHAEVDTVLPDGTWVGKGDRVTYFPYGMGRMEELWGKDRFEFNPDRWFDIEPGCDGDNKVLKFVSPYKFPVFQAGPRVCLGKEMAFIQMKYVMASVLRRFEIRPVCGEDRPVFVPLLTAHMAGGLKVLVRKRS